A window of the Candidatus Zixiibacteriota bacterium genome harbors these coding sequences:
- a CDS encoding DUF1957 domain-containing protein, with amino-acid sequence MAAKGIGAFTFVLHSHLPYVLSHGRWPHGTDWLVEAASETYLPILDMLNDLVSEGISPHITIGISPVLCEQLMHQGFKDEFDDYLETKIKAAVVDKETFWKHGRKSMAELAERWQKFFTDTKIHFEERYSFDIISEFRRLQDAGHIEIMTCAATHGYLPLLSHDTTVQAQVKQAVQSYKNAFGRQPRGIWLPECAYRPRYKWSPPVESDIGQKAYDRKGVEEFLSENGIDYFIIDSALLKGGKAIGVYIDRFEALQKLWGQFEKSYEPRGEVTNRYPQELYLVSSAIENKKPVTIFTRDPETGLQVWSGEHGYPGDGNYLDFHKKHFPGGHRYWKVTSPKSDLADKLEYDSDAALARIPENAAHFAGMIGDVLREHHKKTGSRGILCAPFDAELFGHWWSEGVVFLKEVMRNITKSADIELTTCSAYLDQNTPKDVISIPEGSWGEGGYHYIWLNEWTAWTWKHIYEDEARMSELARMYADSPDDRLLDILKQTARELMLEAASDWQFLISTWAARDYAEMRLAEHHDAFVKLADMADRYGSGEALDESDWTYLGDIKEQDSLFPDIRLEWFARVEYPA; translated from the coding sequence ATGGCTGCTAAAGGAATTGGCGCATTCACATTCGTATTGCATTCGCATCTTCCCTACGTACTCTCTCACGGACGCTGGCCACACGGAACCGACTGGCTTGTGGAAGCTGCTTCGGAAACATATCTACCGATTCTGGATATGCTCAATGACCTGGTGAGTGAGGGCATCAGTCCGCACATAACCATCGGCATCTCCCCGGTACTCTGCGAGCAGCTCATGCATCAGGGATTCAAAGATGAGTTTGACGATTACCTCGAGACCAAGATTAAGGCAGCCGTTGTTGATAAAGAGACATTCTGGAAGCATGGCCGGAAGTCGATGGCGGAACTTGCGGAGCGCTGGCAGAAGTTTTTTACCGACACTAAGATACATTTCGAGGAGCGCTATAGTTTCGACATCATCAGCGAATTCAGACGTCTGCAGGATGCAGGGCATATCGAAATCATGACTTGTGCTGCGACGCATGGTTATTTACCGCTGCTCTCGCATGACACAACCGTTCAGGCACAGGTAAAGCAGGCTGTGCAATCATACAAGAATGCCTTTGGCCGACAGCCGCGCGGAATCTGGCTGCCGGAATGCGCCTACAGACCGCGCTACAAATGGTCGCCGCCAGTCGAATCTGATATCGGCCAAAAGGCATACGACAGAAAGGGCGTCGAGGAGTTCCTCTCCGAAAACGGAATTGACTACTTTATTATCGATAGTGCTCTCCTGAAGGGTGGCAAGGCGATCGGCGTCTACATAGACCGATTCGAAGCGCTCCAGAAATTGTGGGGGCAGTTCGAGAAATCGTATGAGCCACGTGGAGAAGTTACGAACCGCTATCCTCAGGAGTTGTATCTGGTATCTTCCGCTATCGAAAACAAGAAACCGGTGACAATCTTCACTCGCGACCCCGAAACGGGACTACAGGTGTGGTCGGGCGAACATGGCTATCCGGGAGACGGTAATTACTTAGACTTCCATAAGAAGCATTTTCCCGGTGGTCACAGATACTGGAAAGTGACCTCCCCGAAGAGTGATCTCGCCGATAAACTCGAATATGATTCTGATGCAGCCCTGGCAAGGATCCCCGAAAATGCAGCCCATTTCGCGGGCATGATCGGCGACGTACTGCGAGAGCATCACAAGAAGACCGGCAGCAGGGGTATTCTGTGTGCTCCTTTTGACGCAGAGCTGTTCGGTCACTGGTGGTCTGAAGGAGTAGTCTTCTTGAAAGAGGTAATGCGAAACATAACCAAGTCTGCGGATATTGAACTTACTACCTGCTCAGCCTATCTGGATCAGAATACACCGAAGGATGTTATCTCGATTCCTGAAGGTTCATGGGGTGAAGGTGGCTATCATTATATCTGGCTGAATGAATGGACCGCCTGGACGTGGAAGCATATTTATGAAGATGAAGCCAGGATGTCGGAGCTTGCCCGCATGTATGCTGACTCACCGGATGACAGGCTGCTGGACATCCTGAAGCAGACCGCGAGAGAACTCATGCTTGAAGCTGCTTCCGATTGGCAGTTTCTCATTTCGACATGGGCCGCACGCGACTACGCAGAGATGCGCCTCGCGGAACATCACGACGCTTTTGTGAAGCTGGCGGATATGGCTGACAGATATGGATCAGGCGAGGCACTTGACGAATCTGACTGGACATACCTTGGAGACATCAAGGAGCAAGACAGCCTCTTCCCCGATATACGCTTGGAATGGTTCGCCAGGGTGGAATATCCAGCCTGA
- a CDS encoding DUF3467 domain-containing protein, translating to MQKQPMQKIQVQLGDSIPDEVYSNVPIINFTPNEFIIDFARFSPGMTKAKIHARIIVNPATAKGLLKTLEMAMKGFESKFGAVSIKSQDDKVIGFGVGREENSEQD from the coding sequence ATGCAAAAGCAGCCGATGCAGAAAATACAGGTACAGCTTGGGGATTCTATCCCTGATGAAGTCTATTCAAATGTTCCGATCATAAACTTCACCCCGAATGAATTCATCATAGATTTCGCGCGATTCTCGCCCGGTATGACCAAGGCGAAGATTCATGCGCGAATTATAGTTAATCCGGCCACCGCTAAAGGATTACTCAAAACGCTCGAAATGGCAATGAAAGGCTTTGAGAGCAAGTTTGGGGCTGTCAGTATCAAGAGCCAAGATGATAAAGTGATCGGCTTCGGAGTCGGTCGCGAGGAAAACTCCGAGCAGGACTAA
- the rfaE1 gene encoding D-glycero-beta-D-manno-heptose-7-phosphate kinase yields the protein MRNHNLPNFERIEKIIDGWQEKQVVVLGDIMLDHYLWGVVDRISPEAPVPVVNVQRESHLLGGAANVALNLKKLGCNPLVIGVIGDDAAGSELRKILSITGIDGNGIETDQYRPTTIKTRVIANHQQVVRADREDATEIDDDLQRRFLGKLKDRIASISGLIISDYGKGMITKALLEQVISLCRENDVFIAVDPKDVHFKSYRKVSVITPNHHEAGFAFGMKIRDEATLNEVGAGLLIQLELDSILITRGADGMALFLNDGSKYLLPTVAQKVFDVTGAGDTVIATYSSALSGGATPFEAAYISNQAAGIVVGEIGTAQVEAEQLKETIAAHIEGQE from the coding sequence TTGAGAAATCACAACCTGCCCAACTTTGAGCGAATCGAAAAGATCATTGACGGCTGGCAGGAGAAGCAAGTTGTCGTGTTGGGCGACATTATGCTCGATCATTATCTTTGGGGCGTGGTCGACCGTATTTCTCCCGAAGCTCCGGTGCCGGTTGTTAACGTTCAGCGTGAATCGCATCTGCTCGGCGGGGCGGCCAATGTCGCTCTCAATCTGAAGAAGCTCGGATGCAATCCGCTGGTAATCGGTGTAATCGGTGACGATGCCGCCGGCAGTGAACTCAGGAAGATTCTATCCATAACTGGGATCGATGGCAACGGTATCGAGACCGATCAATATCGCCCCACAACGATAAAGACACGTGTAATCGCGAACCATCAGCAGGTTGTACGTGCCGATCGGGAAGATGCGACTGAAATCGATGATGACCTCCAGCGGAGGTTTCTCGGCAAGCTGAAAGACCGGATTGCCTCGATATCGGGGCTGATAATCTCTGACTATGGCAAAGGCATGATTACGAAAGCGCTGCTCGAACAGGTGATTTCGCTCTGCCGCGAGAATGATGTCTTCATAGCTGTCGACCCGAAAGATGTTCATTTCAAGTCATACCGGAAAGTCTCCGTCATTACTCCGAACCATCACGAGGCTGGATTCGCGTTTGGCATGAAGATTCGCGATGAGGCTACTCTTAACGAAGTGGGGGCGGGACTCCTGATTCAGCTCGAATTGGATTCGATACTGATTACTCGGGGGGCTGACGGCATGGCGCTGTTCCTGAACGATGGTTCGAAATATCTCCTTCCGACCGTTGCGCAGAAGGTATTCGATGTTACAGGCGCGGGTGATACGGTCATAGCGACATATTCCTCGGCGTTATCCGGGGGCGCCACGCCATTCGAAGCTGCCTATATCTCCAATCAGGCGGCGGGGATCGTAGTCGGCGAGATCGGCACCGCGCAGGTCGAGGCTGAACAGCTCAAAGAGACCATAGCGGCTCATATCGAGGGGCAGGAATGA
- the rfaE2 gene encoding D-glycero-beta-D-manno-heptose 1-phosphate adenylyltransferase, producing the protein MTKRVLSLTEMVALRKKLRRQGKKVVFTNGVFDILHVGHLSLLEKSKDLGDILIVGLNSDASTRRLKGNSRPLVPFKDRARLLASIRPVDYVVGFSQDTPLQLIKKLLPDILVKGADYKISEIVGAKEVTDAGGKVVRVRLLAGRSTSKLVELL; encoded by the coding sequence ATGACAAAGCGAGTCCTCAGCCTGACCGAGATGGTCGCGCTCCGGAAAAAGCTGCGAAGACAGGGCAAGAAAGTCGTCTTCACGAATGGTGTTTTTGATATTCTGCATGTCGGACACCTGAGTCTGCTGGAAAAATCGAAAGATTTGGGCGACATTCTAATCGTTGGACTGAACTCTGACGCATCGACTCGTCGCCTGAAGGGGAATTCGAGACCGCTCGTGCCATTCAAAGATCGTGCACGACTGCTGGCGAGCATCCGCCCGGTCGATTATGTCGTCGGATTCAGCCAGGACACACCGCTTCAGCTAATCAAGAAACTCCTTCCCGACATCCTCGTCAAAGGCGCTGATTACAAGATATCAGAGATCGTAGGCGCAAAAGAAGTGACCGACGCAGGCGGCAAAGTTGTCCGAGTGCGTCTGCTGGCAGGCCGCTCGACGAGCAAACTCGTCGAATTGCTGTAG